A single window of Pseudarthrobacter defluvii DNA harbors:
- a CDS encoding LamB/YcsF family protein, which yields MDLNADVGQSFGSWTPGGDPAMLQLITSANVACGLHAGDPVTMLDSCRAAYELDVTVGAHIGYRDLAGYGQRALGMSFDELFGDVLYQLGALDGVAHAVGASVDYVRPHGALYDALIHDAEQASAVVAAVNAYDPGLPILGFPGSELLKQAKEAGHPVFIEGFPDRAYFRDGSLVPLTDENAFLQDMDAVVERAVRLATQSEVVAVDGTVVPVRADSLRLQGGSPGAVELAARVRAGLEAAGVELAAFA from the coding sequence TTGGATCTCAACGCTGACGTAGGCCAATCATTCGGCTCCTGGACGCCAGGAGGCGACCCGGCCATGCTCCAGCTGATCACCAGCGCCAACGTGGCCTGCGGCCTGCATGCGGGCGATCCCGTCACCATGCTCGACAGCTGCCGCGCAGCCTACGAGCTCGATGTCACGGTGGGGGCGCACATCGGCTACCGCGATCTGGCCGGTTACGGACAGCGCGCGCTTGGGATGAGCTTCGATGAGCTGTTCGGTGACGTGCTGTACCAGCTGGGGGCCCTCGACGGGGTTGCCCATGCGGTGGGTGCCTCGGTGGACTACGTGAGGCCCCATGGTGCGCTGTACGACGCGCTCATTCACGACGCCGAGCAGGCCTCGGCCGTTGTCGCGGCAGTCAATGCATACGATCCGGGCCTTCCCATCCTCGGCTTCCCCGGCTCTGAGCTCTTGAAGCAGGCCAAGGAGGCCGGGCACCCGGTGTTCATCGAGGGCTTTCCCGATCGTGCCTATTTCCGTGATGGCAGCCTCGTGCCGCTCACCGACGAGAATGCGTTTTTGCAGGACATGGACGCAGTGGTTGAACGCGCCGTCCGCCTGGCTACTCAAAGCGAAGTGGTGGCGGTGGATGGAACCGTGGTTCCTGTCCGGGCAGACTCCCTGCGTCTGCAGGGCGGCAGCCCCGGCGCAGTGGAGCTGGCGGCCCGGGTGCGTGCAGGCCTTGAGGCCGCCGGCGTGGAGTTGGCGGCCTTCGCATAG
- the cycA gene encoding D-serine/D-alanine/glycine transporter yields MAIHPPTSNGEPARNGASAAVRSEPPHLERQLTNRHIQLIAIGGAIGTGLFMGSGKTISAAGPSVIFVYMIIGFMLFFVMRAMGELLLSNLNYKSFSDFAADLLGPWAGFFTGWTYWFCWVITGIADVIAIAGYSKELWPGLPLWIPGLATVAILLLLNLATVKAFGETEFWFALIKIVAIAALIIVGLFMIFTGFQSDAGTASFTNLWSHGGFFPNEFMGFVAGFQIAVFAFVGIELVGTTAAEAKNPERTLPKAINAIPVRVLLFYVGALVILMAVTPWTQFAAGHSPFIGMFSLAGLGAAATVVNLVVLTSAMSSANSGIYSTSRMVFGLAQEGDAPGIFSRLSTRKVPSNALFLSCVLLLSGVVLMYAGQDVGKAFEMVTTVSAVCFIFVWSIILASYISFRRRRPQLHEASKFKMPGGIPVVWVVYAFFAFVLWALTTQPDTLIALLVTPLWFVVLGVAWAFLRRRPAHLARFEVFRAELRNDAVAAGRSTAEVSAEEVVQARK; encoded by the coding sequence ATGGCGATTCATCCCCCCACGTCCAACGGCGAACCCGCGCGCAACGGTGCGAGCGCGGCAGTACGCAGCGAGCCTCCCCACCTGGAGCGGCAGCTCACCAACCGCCACATCCAGCTCATTGCCATCGGCGGTGCGATTGGCACCGGCCTCTTCATGGGCTCCGGCAAGACCATTTCCGCGGCCGGCCCGTCAGTGATCTTCGTGTACATGATCATCGGGTTCATGCTCTTCTTCGTCATGCGCGCCATGGGCGAGTTGCTGTTGAGCAACCTGAACTACAAATCCTTCAGCGATTTCGCCGCCGACCTCCTGGGTCCGTGGGCGGGCTTCTTCACCGGCTGGACCTATTGGTTCTGCTGGGTGATCACCGGCATTGCGGATGTCATTGCCATCGCCGGCTACTCCAAGGAACTCTGGCCGGGACTGCCGCTCTGGATCCCCGGGCTTGCCACCGTGGCCATCCTGCTCCTGCTGAACCTCGCCACCGTCAAGGCCTTCGGTGAGACCGAATTCTGGTTTGCCCTCATCAAGATCGTCGCCATCGCTGCGCTGATCATCGTGGGCCTCTTCATGATCTTCACCGGCTTCCAGTCCGACGCCGGTACGGCCAGCTTCACCAACCTGTGGAGCCACGGCGGGTTCTTCCCCAATGAATTCATGGGCTTTGTGGCTGGATTCCAGATTGCCGTGTTCGCCTTCGTGGGCATCGAACTGGTGGGCACCACCGCCGCCGAAGCCAAGAACCCCGAGCGGACCCTGCCCAAGGCCATCAACGCCATTCCCGTCCGCGTGCTGCTCTTCTACGTCGGTGCGCTGGTCATCCTGATGGCAGTCACTCCGTGGACCCAGTTCGCGGCAGGCCACAGCCCCTTCATCGGCATGTTCTCCCTGGCCGGCCTCGGCGCTGCGGCCACCGTGGTCAACCTGGTGGTACTCACCTCGGCCATGTCCTCCGCCAACTCCGGCATCTACTCCACCTCGCGCATGGTGTTCGGCCTGGCCCAGGAGGGCGATGCCCCGGGTATCTTCAGCCGCCTGTCCACGAGGAAGGTGCCCAGCAACGCACTGTTCCTGTCCTGCGTCCTGCTGCTCTCCGGCGTCGTCCTCATGTACGCCGGCCAGGACGTTGGCAAGGCCTTTGAAATGGTGACCACCGTGTCCGCCGTCTGCTTCATCTTCGTCTGGTCGATAATCCTTGCCAGCTACATCTCCTTCCGGCGCCGCCGCCCGCAGTTGCACGAGGCGTCGAAGTTCAAGATGCCCGGCGGCATCCCCGTGGTGTGGGTGGTGTACGCGTTCTTCGCGTTCGTTCTCTGGGCCCTGACCACCCAGCCGGACACGTTGATCGCTTTGCTGGTGACGCCCCTCTGGTTCGTCGTCCTGGGCGTGGCGTGGGCCTTCCTGCGGCGCCGGCCCGCACACCTTGCCCGCTTCGAGGTCTTCCGTGCCGAGCTCCGCAATGACGCGGTGGCCGCCGGGCGAAGCACTGCGGAGGTGTCCGCCGAAGAGGTAGTGCAGGCCAGGAAATGA
- the purU gene encoding formyltetrahydrofolate deformylase has protein sequence MTAGGSAAVAPAGLAAGQRTRGDDALATEFILTFKCRDSLGIVQAVAAFLLAQECYIVDIKQFGDKASGEFFMRVHFTSQEEYDAGLLRERFGSVAGEWGMQWRLEPHGRRQRILVMVSKFDHCLNDLLLRARDGDLPVEIAAVVSNHPDAAGLAAWHGVPFHRIPVTPETKAEAEARLMDLVDGYGVELVVLARYIQVLSDDLTRKLDGRAINIHHSFLPSFKGAKPYHQAYARGVKTVGATAHYVNAELDEGPIISQQVIEVDHTYEPADLVRVGKDAECRALTNAVRWHAEGRVILSGSRTVVLR, from the coding sequence ATGACGGCCGGCGGGTCCGCAGCGGTCGCACCGGCCGGCCTGGCTGCCGGGCAGCGCACCCGTGGGGATGATGCCCTCGCCACGGAGTTCATCCTCACGTTCAAGTGCCGGGACTCGCTGGGCATTGTCCAGGCGGTGGCGGCGTTCCTGCTGGCGCAGGAGTGCTACATCGTGGACATCAAGCAGTTCGGCGACAAGGCATCGGGCGAGTTCTTCATGCGGGTGCATTTCACCTCGCAGGAAGAGTACGACGCCGGGTTGCTGCGTGAGCGGTTCGGTTCCGTCGCAGGGGAGTGGGGGATGCAGTGGCGGCTTGAGCCGCACGGCCGCCGGCAGCGGATCCTGGTGATGGTGTCCAAGTTCGACCACTGCCTGAATGATCTCCTGCTCCGCGCCCGTGACGGCGACCTTCCCGTGGAAATCGCCGCCGTTGTCTCCAACCATCCGGACGCAGCCGGGCTCGCCGCATGGCACGGTGTTCCGTTCCACCGGATCCCGGTCACGCCGGAAACAAAGGCCGAAGCCGAGGCCCGGCTGATGGACCTGGTGGACGGTTACGGTGTGGAGCTGGTGGTGCTGGCCCGCTACATCCAGGTGCTCAGCGACGACCTGACCCGGAAGCTGGACGGCCGGGCCATCAACATCCACCACTCGTTCCTGCCCAGCTTCAAGGGTGCCAAGCCGTACCACCAGGCCTATGCCCGCGGCGTGAAGACCGTGGGCGCCACCGCGCACTACGTCAACGCAGAACTGGACGAGGGGCCGATCATTTCCCAGCAGGTTATCGAGGTGGACCACACCTACGAGCCGGCGGACCTGGTGCGGGTTGGCAAGGACGCCGAGTGCCGGGCCCTCACCAATGCTGTGCGCTGGCACGCCGAAGGCAGGGTCATCCTGTCCGGCAGCCGCACCGTGGTCCTGCGCTGA